The following DNA comes from Lates calcarifer isolate ASB-BC8 linkage group LG2, TLL_Latcal_v3, whole genome shotgun sequence.
TCAGATggtgtttgaaaagaaaaataaaatctgactaacattgtttgttttcatgctgctTAATTTATTATAGTCAGTTTGGCTGTGATCAGCTGAACATAGAATGCGTggatgttttatatttgtgctgTGCCTTGAGTTGACTGCAAGTTTCCTACAAAAACATCTATcaaaaattaaacaagaaacaaaatccTCTTTTTAGCAGTGTGAGATATTGACTGTAAATACAAACTGCTGAAGGCTGCATGCTACATACAGTTAAACCAAAGAATCTACAACATAATTCACACAAGGCAGTACAAATAAGCAGCTGTAACATGATTCTGCCCACAGCTTCAACAAAGAGCTCAAATTGTTGTTCAGTCCTGTAGAAAGGGCCAAAGAAAAGCTTAATGATAATCCACTTATGTAAGCTTCTCTGGACTTTTATGCATTCTCTGGTACCTTGGTTGTTTTAGTCAGACATCTAAGGAGTAAGTGTATGCATGCTTGGAGATACTTCATGCAAAGGAGGTATGTTACAGATCAGTCTGGCATGTAATTTAATATCACTGAATTTTCCTTGTCAAAGAAAAATCTGGATCCAATCTagactttatttaaatgtacttttatTGCACTTTAAGACTAGTGTTGTTATCCAGGGTCAATCTGAATTATGTTATGAGAGTATTTATTATTCTCTCAGGTTAAAGATGCCACCAAATGGAAAACCATTTCTTCTCCTTTTATCCTCTGTGTTCTTGGCATTGAGAATATGTCATGGGGGCAAGATTTTGATCGTTCCTTTGGAGGGAAGCCACTGGGTGAACATGGATATTATGATCAAAGCTCTCCACTCTCGAGGACACTCTGTTGATGTGGTACGAACCAATGAAAGCTGGTACATTAAGGATGATTCTCACTACAAGACAATCACACTTCCTGTCACTGAGGCCTTTAATCATGACTTTATTAACACAATCCTGAAAAAGATCATTGACATAGAAAGGGGGGAGAGCTCTGTTATGATCTTTGCCAGTTTGCAGGTTGAGATGTTTAGTGCAATGTTCAATATGCATAGAATAATGTCCAAAATGGCTACTATTATGTTTGAAGATAATAACTTGATGAATgatttaagagagagaaaatatgacCTGGTTCTTACTGACCCAGCATGGGGTGCAGGTATAATGTTGGCTCATGCTCTTAAGCTACCTTTGGTCTACAATGTGCGGTGGATAACTAGTGGAGAGGGACATTTGGCCATTGCACCCTCTCCTTTATCTTACATCCCAGTGACTGGCTCAGGGCTGTCAGACAAAATGAGTCTCATACAAAGAGTCAAAAATCTCATTTTCTATGTCATTTGGCAAGCTCAGGATAGATTTTTGATTGACCCTCAATATCAAGCTGTTTGTGACCAGTTCTTTGGCCCAGAAGTCAGATACAGTGACTTATTACGAGGAGCAGACCTGTGGCTGATGAGAGTGGACTTTGTGTTTGAATTTCCTCGCCCCACAATGCCTAATGTCGTCTACATAGGAGGGTTTCAATGTAAACCTTCTGAACCACTTCCTGAACACTTAGAGGAGTTTGTGCAGAGTTCTGGAGAGCATGGAGTCATCATCATGTCTCTGGGGACTTTTGTGAATGAACTTCCTGCTGACATAACAGATACGATCGCTGCAGCTTTTGCCAGATTACCCCAGAAAGTCATCTGGAGGCATAAAGGTAAAAGACCAGCCACTCTGGGCAACAACACTTTAATAGTTGACTGGATGCCACAGAATGACCTCCTGGGACATCCAAAGGTCAAACTGTTTGTGGCTCATGGAGGAACAAATGGCATTCAAGAAGCAATTTATCATGGAGTCCCAGTTGTGGGTCTACCTGTGTTTTTTGACCAATATGACAACTTGCTGcgactgaaagagagaggagcagctAAGCTTCTTACACTAGCCACAGTGGACAAAGACAACAACTTCCTGGAAGCCATACAAGAAGTCCTTACTGAGCCCTCCTACAGGATGAACATGCAGAGACTCTCCAAACTGCACAGAGATCAACCAATAACACCACTGGATAATGCCCTCTTCTGGATAGAGTTTGTCATGAGACACAAAGGTGCAGCTCACCTAAGAACAGAGTCTTACAGATTGCCCTGGTATTCCTACCACTCTGTAgatgtcatgttgtttttgctAACAGTTGCACTacttattttgtcactttttgttgGGTTAGTATGGTCATGCTTCAGATTGtgtttgaaaaggaaaatgaaatctGAGTAATAAGAAAGgatgcattttttgttttcatgttggttcATACATTATAGCCAGTTAGGACTGTGATCAACTGAATATAGAATGAATTGATGTTTCACTTTTGTGCAAGTTTTCTACAAATAAGACATCTGTCAAAGACTAAACATAACCACTTTTCCAGATACTGTTGCTGTGATTacttttcttcctttatttttcaGACATGTATGTCTTGAGAATTGTATGAAAGGAAGAACAAATAAGAAATGACTAGTGGCTGAATCTTGTCCTGCTCTTTCTGCAAAAAAATACTATAATGCTATTTAAGATTTTAGCTCAATtaaatgttgttgctgttttgcgctgtttttgattatttcatgTCATAAATTGTCATGCTGAGGTGGAGCATGGGAAGTATGACTGTGTTGCATATCAGAACCTTTACAGGaatttcctcttcttcatttcCCTGCGGGATAATGGTTGGTTATGTGAGACTTTCCCCCAAGCTGTAACAATGGGAATAGGCCAGCCTCCTCTCCAGAGGGGCAGGGTGCGACATACTCTAGATTCAGTTTTTGCAGGCACAGTGAGCATTTAGAAATGCTAGTGAGAAGGAACCTGAAACTTTATCTGATTAgatatttgttttcagtgctggCTGCTAATACTGCAGTCACTTATTGTAAGAAACTCATTCCTTGACTAGGTTAGTTAGTTTTTCTTCCCAAGGAAATGTTCTGACATGTAACAATAAATACATGGCACATGTTCGgaataaaaaatgacagtgaataAATATGACAGATATATTTCCAGCTCATGTTAACAGAACGATTAacatgaccacagagacacatgcTTAagttaaatattatatttacaacTTTGGCTTCCCCTAGTGGTAGTATGAGAAACACTGTGGCAGACAGCAATGGACACACTCCCTATTTTTGGTGACAAAGTAGTCCATCCATTCTTCCCATCTGCTCCTCTGTTGTATTTCCCACAGGAGAGCAGCAGTAATGAGAAACGGGAGGAAATCAGCACTGACAAATATACTGGATGCTCCTCTTGATTGGTAGCTCAGTCAATGCTACTGGCAGGATGACTGTCTTATCACAGAAAGTCACTGAACTCATGAGTTGAACTTTCATAAGGGCACAACATCTTAATAATAGATGTAGGCCGTAACTGTAGCTTACTAATTAAACCCTGTCTAATCAtcacaaaatgagaaaacagataaTAGATTTTTTATCATACAATTAAAATTTTGGATATGAATTTGAATTTTGTCATATACTGTGAATAAATTGAAACATCCAGACATCTAATTTACCTTTAATGGAATGTATTAAAATGCTCTTGACCCTCATGGTAAGATTTTGTCCTGCAGGACATATTTTTGCTCATCATTTCTCTTAATTAGTATtccattccctctctctcttttcctttattaAAGTCTTTGTTGCTTACTTCATTGCTAAGAgcacaaaaactgtaaaaaaaaaaaaatcttgttttgtagacaagattttatttttgattaagcTGATGTCAGAGCTAGAGGATAAATACATTGCATTTCACAAAACCATCCTGCATTTTGCTATCCGAATGCTTTTGATAGGGAGCAACAGCAGTAGGAAATGTTTAGCTAGCACCGGTGTTATCCATGAGATACAATTACAGAAAGTCAAGCAGGATTGTGTGTAGGTAGGCAATTTGAAACCAGAGAGGATACGGTGGACCCTGTCACCAAAATTGAAAACTACAAAGTAGCAATTACTGCAATGCACATGTAATCAAAAGTATGCTTATAAAAGTATCATTCTATGCATGATTGGACAATGGAATCAACAAAGAACAAATGTGTCTGATTAAATGCAACAAATATTtgttcacaacacacacaataaaatgacTCAACAGAATTATGAAATCAACACTTATACTGTTCAtggttaaaaaagaaacatatgtAGAGTAGAGTTCACATGTTCCATAGCCACTGTACTTCCAGAAAACATCTACAGTTGTTCATTAACTTTGCCTTTCTTCCATGGAATAGCTGTGAATAACACAGGGGTGCAGCAAAGGCAGGTGTTAAGTTATGTCTTtaacttcacttcacttccGTCTGATGGACATGGCATACACAGCTGATGGAATTGGTATTGCAGGTGGATCATCTGTGGTTGAAAAGTTCACAGTTAAATAGCAGgccctttgttttctctttttaggCCCTTGTGCATTTGTTCTTTTCTCAGTTATTGTCTCAGAATTAGGTCTCGTGAATTAAACAGCATGCTACAAAACACACTTGCAAACGCCCTGCTGCTATTAATAAAGATGTGGTTTTCTTGTAAGATACAGTGAACTCACTAACAGAGAAATCTGCTCAACATGATGTTACAAGGCAATGTCTGTGTGCTGTAATGGCTTAAAAGAATTATTatatgatttattattttcatcattttaattttctgcccATGTTGCTTTGTTAGCGAAGAGTGtaagtgaagaaaaaacaaacaactatctaaaaaacaagaacaaaaactcCATTATGAGCGACTATACCTCTCCTGTTGCCAACTGTGCCTTACTTTCTAATTATGAGATTATTGCGTACTATAACTTTTACAGTACCTTTTATCACTGAAAATGTGTCCGTTGGTATACATCTGATCTAAGTTCTCATACTCATCACCACTCTCATCTGCACATTAGAAATTAAAGTCATCTATGGGACATCATATCAGAAGACAAGACTAATAGATTGTAATAACTCAAAGTAGGTAAACACAGGTGGGTTATCACTTACCGACAATACTGTACAATCCCTCTTCATCATTCCTCATAATCATCAGAGTAAGTTGAGTCTTCAGCAGCCATGCCATTCTGATATCTgacaagaaaatattttcaagcTGAACAATTTGTCTTAATAACTCTGGTTTTGAATAACAGCAGTCAGTTTCATTTAACAAATTTCATTAAAATAGATATATATAAATACTAAAGCAGTTCTTACTTGCTGTGTACATAAAAGTAATAGAAGTTATAACTTGCATTAAAATTGAATTATGTTCTTACCCTTTTTCCTCCCCCATGCTGAAAGATTCTTCTGATAAttgaaaaaaaggtaaaatgtaTGAGACCagtaaaaaatttaaataaatgagttCATttttactattactactactgctcCCAGTGGACCACATACTCAtatggaccattttcactaggttctgcactttaattaatccatcctaatccaaaacagctgctatcaatcattcattgtgtgcattcaatgtcaaaatgtgcaatatctgtatttagttcattttctgtctctatgtataaagtcctgtgtatattgcgcttctgttaatattttttattgtttactgtcatgtttataccgttcttatgtgtatatttttttatagcattatcttgtttttatcttgtcttttactcatatttatgtcttttctatctttctatcttttcaatcacttatgcttctgcaacaatgtaaatttccccattgtgggactaataaaagATTATCATATCTTACCTTATTAGCAGTTTCAATCTTTATATATGTCATGCTAATCAACAATTAATTATAGAAGTTTTACATAGCACTTTTCTTCAGAGTCACAAAGAACTTTGACAATGACCACAAGACATGAAGTGGTTAAAATAATTAGAACGGGATTAACATAATATTAGGAGGTAATTGTATGTCATTAAAAGCTTTAATGTTTTATGCATTTAAGGTTTATGATCATCATTAATCATAAAGCAGAGATTAATTGGAGGCTCTATTCATCCTGGgagagattttttaaatatttgtggttttaaaacaaaacagaacctAGCTAGATTACGTTTTCTCTCTAGGTCATTGTATGTAATTTTATTAGAAATTCCCCAGAGTATGTCTTTACTGTAAATCCATTTCCAGCATACCGTCTTGTGCTTCCAGATcctgtccctctgtctgccccagctcctcctccaccatgCCTGTATTGGCCTGCTGACTCACTgtgctattaaaaaaaacacagtttaaggAATGTGCAAGCCCTGTAATCAACTCATTGTTGTTTGCAAATGTCAGTGGcagattgatttgtttttctggtaTATTGTCTTTTTATCACAAAGACGGAGTCACACTTCAGAGTCAGAAATagattaacttttttttcccttccgGAAAATGGCTGTACAGTATGCACAACATACAGAACACAGCATTGACAACAGGTTCAGGAATCCTCTAAAGTTCATCAGACAGCCTCAAAACTCACCATTGATTGTGTAAACCTGAGTGGCCTGTTGAAAGAGATACAACATAATTttgaagtaaaataaacaatacGTGTTTTATGTTCAAATTCATAGTGTGGTTGGTGGGACAAGCCAGTGTCATACAGAATAAAAGTTATATTTTAATGTCAactaactttttcttttgtcagatGATAATGGTACTatgtgtgatttgtgatttgttaTCATCCaaccttgtttttttgtgatccaccacagacacacacacagtaataacaTCAGGGATATCACTCCACAAGAGACAGCCACACGTAAAAGCAAATTCACtgcaaagcaaaacacacatcatgAACATTACTATGTTACAAAAGATTTTTaccatttgaaaagaaaaaaaaatcttaaacaaacagaaaaacttaaGTCCTCTTAGTTGCCATTTTGTACCCATGAGGTATTGACATCCTCACCTTTGACCTCAAGGAATACTGCGTTTTTTCCATGGAGTGTTTTTTCATGCGACTGGATGCATTTAGACGGCAGCACCACGCAGCTGTAATGACCCGTGTCCCTTGTGACGGCATCCTCAATAGTGAAAGTCGTCTCCATCCGAGTGACATTAAACACTTGCACTTGGAGGACAATCTCATTCCTCCTCAGGTAAGACTGGATGAGCTGACATTTGCCGAGTGTTTGCAGGGTGTCAGAGACAGTACACCTGAATTCGACATTGTCTCCCTCGTTGACAGTAGATTGGCCAGCTACTGAAATATCTGCAGGGAGAAAATTGGCTGCATGgcagaaggagaaaatgaactgatagaaaaaacactgacataatgcttttataaaaatgaaaatatttacctATAACTAGAATCTGGATGATGTTGTGTCCTTTCGTAGCTACTTCAGAAGGCTTATACTCTGCTCTAGAGTAAGCACAGCTGTAATTTCCACTGTAATTACGACCAACATTGTACATGGTGAAGGTGGTATCGTGTTGATCTTGCTTCTGCACCAGTTTAAGGATTCCAAGGCCGTCCTTACATAAATAGACAAAAACCTTTTGTTGGTTTTTCTTGAACCCAAATGTGCTGCAGGTTACATATAGGTTACTATTCTCACTTATACTTTTCTGTTGGGACAGGATTCTCACAGGAACGATTTCTGCAAAatcagagagacacacagagacaaacattgtattgataaatgataaatgatacaAACAGTCGTCTTGAATACAGCACCCATGTCTTCTCAGGAACCAAAACTCACCATTAGTTTGGCTTATGACCGGCATGGCGAGGGTACCTTgacgaaagaaaaaaaaaaaaaa
Coding sequences within:
- the LOC108876936 gene encoding UDP-glucuronosyltransferase 2C1, giving the protein MLGDTSCKGGMLQISLACNLISLNFPCQRKIWIQSRLYLNVLLLHFKTSVVIQGQSELCYESIYYSLRLKMPPNGKPFLLLLSSVFLALRICHGGKILIVPLEGSHWVNMDIMIKALHSRGHSVDVVRTNESWYIKDDSHYKTITLPVTEAFNHDFINTILKKIIDIERGESSVMIFASLQVEMFSAMFNMHRIMSKMATIMFEDNNLMNDLRERKYDLVLTDPAWGAGIMLAHALKLPLVYNVRWITSGEGHLAIAPSPLSYIPVTGSGLSDKMSLIQRVKNLIFYVIWQAQDRFLIDPQYQAVCDQFFGPEVRYSDLLRGADLWLMRVDFVFEFPRPTMPNVVYIGGFQCKPSEPLPEHLEEFVQSSGEHGVIIMSLGTFVNELPADITDTIAAAFARLPQKVIWRHKGKRPATLGNNTLIVDWMPQNDLLGHPKVKLFVAHGGTNGIQEAIYHGVPVVGLPVFFDQYDNLLRLKERGAAKLLTLATVDKDNNFLEAIQEVLTEPSYRMNMQRLSKLHRDQPITPLDNALFWIEFVMRHKGAAHLRTESYRLPWYSYHSVDVMLFLLTVALLILSLFVGLVWSCFRLCLKRKMKSE
- the LOC108876943 gene encoding uncharacterized protein LOC108876943, translated to MNTITILLCTLAMPVISQTNEIVPVRILSQQKSISENSNLYVTCSTFGFKKNQQKVFVYLCKDGLGILKLVQKQDQHDTTFTMYNVGRNYSGNYSCAYSRAEYKPSEVATKGHNIIQILVIANFLPADISVAGQSTVNEGDNVEFRCTVSDTLQTLGKCQLIQSYLRRNEIVLQVQVFNVTRMETTFTIEDAVTRDTGHYSCVVLPSKCIQSHEKTLHGKNAVFLEVKVNLLLRVAVSCGVISLMLLLCVCLWWITKKQGHSGLHNQCTVSQQANTGMVEEELGQTEGQDLEAQDEESFSMGEEKGYQNGMAAEDSTYSDDYEE